The following DNA comes from Bactrocera neohumeralis isolate Rockhampton unplaced genomic scaffold, APGP_CSIRO_Bneo_wtdbg2-racon-allhic-juicebox.fasta_v2 cluster11, whole genome shotgun sequence.
TCTTAAATGCGGAAGTAAAAGACCAAGCCAGCCGAGAGTTAATACTTTCGAAACTCCTTTACAAAGATTTATCAAATGGTAAGAAAACATGAAAActatacaatattaaaatattaatatattgaattaatttataatttcagatTCTAAATATTGCATTGTGTTGTTACTGCTCCATGCGGTTCTTCAACCACAGCGTCACAGTAAAACCCACAAACCAACGATTGGTGACGCTCAATCAGAGTTTATAACACTAGCAACTACACCAAATTATATATTACCAAAGATTTCGTCCAAAATTGAGCAATACGCGATTGAAAAACAGCAATTGCAGCCTCACATCATTGCAGTAGGTGAGgactatacaagtatatcagaattctttatattttgcGACGGGCTTAAGTGGAAGTGCCCGACTTTAATGAAATGCGTCGACTGTATTATAAAGTTAAGTTATGTATTCCAAATTGAGTATTCCCATAATAGCAAGCAAGTTTGGGTATTTTTAGAACAATACTTTTTTGGGCTTAAGTCTGAAGATTTTCCTTCAGTTTCAAATTTACTCAGCAAGTTagataactatttttttattttctttcttttctttttaattgttaaaaatgtcCAAATTTGCTTGCTATTTATGTCACAAACCCCACTTAACttcatatttacttataaatcATTTAAGAGAAGATCATGGGCTTCAGTCCATAGCAAAATATGTTTGCAATGAGGAAAATTGCaatcaaatatttcacaatGTGTATAGATTCCGAAAACACTTAGAAAAGCATAAAACTGTGAGTTTTTCCTCGGTAAATCATGATTTAGGTCAATCTTTAGTTTCACAAGAGCCACTTACACAATTACAGTATGTGATTTCTTAATAAgcgaaaataatataagtatTGTAGTGAAAAGTCatagttttctaaatttttctgaGAGATTCCAATCATATTTGGTTGGCAGTGAAAAACATAATTACACTCtcatcaaatttaattatttagatgGTCCGCCAAtagatttttatgttttaaataatggTCTTAAAGTTATAAGAGCtaaaaaatattggtaaaaaTACCTTTAATTTTCTATTAACGTTATAAGAATTataagtttttcaaatatttatgttataaaaattacaaggaaatatgtaaagtcaattttaattataatacatatacgtAAGTATTTAAACTAGCTATAGCTATGCTAATgctgaattaataaataaaaaaaaacagtttaaaaaaaaactggtgttatatttattttcagaaagtattaatttcaatttaggagaaaataatatcaaattgaTAAGATCATCGGCTTGTTAAAATTAAGATGATGTTCCAATAATAATTAAGACTCCCATCTTATTTATGTTAAGGAGAGTTTCTGCTTAGTTTTACAGGTTATCTACTTGATTTTATTAAGAAGCGTTTCCTCTTAATTCTAAGGGTCACCttattaattatattgaaaagttTTCACCTTAGTTTTATAGGTTATCTATTACATTTAACTGAAAAGGATTTCATCTAAATTCTAATCGTCATCTgctaaattatattgaaaaggtGTTCACCTAAGTTTAATGTTTTatcttcacatttttattaaaaggagATATCCAGTAATAATAAGATGGGCATCTTATTGGAGAGAAAATGAAAGGAAATCTTCTAAACTTTGTTCTATTTTACAGGGCATTTTAGGTGGCCATTTCGCTCTGTGTAGCATGCCagtgaagttcgcacacttttcgcgatgattaTTTCGACacatcagccttcaaatccacgtcaattatgggatacgaagaAAAactacattgccgaagacagtttaaattttaattcgctAAGAAGTGGAATTGggaaaatttcggttgatattTCCAGTGGCTTGATGTCAATTCCACCTGCCGTTGgacaattcacttcaacgaaaaattcatcacgaatgtttatccaaACTCTGGCTAAATTATCGTTGCTACGATTGCTTGAGAGCACGCGCATTATTAGCttccaaaaataccgatgttaatgatttaaactggaagattcaaagtcaaattccgagaggtttgcgctcatacaaatcgatcgatcgtcttgacaaagAAGACGAAGTCGTGAATTATATAGTGGAATTTCTAATTTCTTTGGAGAAGCTTGGTATGCCggcgcatcatttgcgtctcaaagttggaccTGTCactattatgtttcgcaatcttcatgagccgaaactgtgtaatggaacccgactaaTTGCAGTGGCGCATCCAGAGACGATTCTTGGGGGGGggggaaattgaatttatccttcgattttggtttcaaacttattattgcgagagaaatacagtacaaatcatgaaacaaaaattatcaattccaaGTTTTAGGTAAACGAAGTGGTTACAatcgaaaagtcaaccatatgcatgctttacatagtggctcattttattaaaaattcaaacagaaaaatccttttacattgcgtgtttcataacgcaaaacgatgactgccaagttttgcgaatctttcgatgacttcttcggCGGTGATTTCGATGTCATGATGCGTATGAAGCAACGCTAATCCAACTAGTCTTTCTTGAAGCTTGGTCGTCCTAAGCCATGTTTTGATGCGGCGAAGAGAAGAGGAagaacgttcagagctcgcgttTGTTACGGGAAGTGTATAGAATACTCGGAGATAGGTGTGGATTGTTGGGAATATGTCGACATCACATTTTCATAATGATTCCAGTGCAGAAGTTGGAATTTCGctgccttcaattttttgttgctgctgccagtgacattgccagtagcttaattcactttgaatttcaatttttggacGCTTTTTTCATCATCCAGAAGATTCCCAAATCTTTCTATCAAGCATCCGATTAAATCAacgatttcgttttcttttaaaatacttGCTTTTTCTGGGAGCAACACACTCAATTGGTAACCATCCAAAACTTCTTGTGAAAAACGAGCTTCCAAATCTTCTTTGATGGTATCCAGCAGAGTTATGTAGACAGAGACCCTGAAGTAATCTTCGCAAGTTTTCACGTCGTAATTTTCGCGTTTCGTTTGTCGACCAAATGTTCTCGGTTTCGCTTCGTCAATATCGAGTTCTTCCGCCATTTTCTTGGCTTCTGAATAAATCAATCGgaatatttcatcaactttttccctctttttttCCAACGTGGCACGCAACGTCCCAATCATTTTTAATGCCTTCGCCAAATCAATTGCTTCCTTTGGAAGAACTAGATAGAATGTCGCTGAGACAGAAGAGCCCGACGATAAATTCGAACTTGCACAAAGCCGATATGAGAATTGTTGCTTTGCCTGCTGTTTCTCTGTCCTTCCactcactgatttttgacagaGCTTCGATGATCAACGGTAACTTCGCAACAAATTGAAGGACAGCATCGTGCCTCTCTACCCATCTTGTTTCACACAactggacaattttttcaccaagtatctttgctaatacagtcacacgttttggaaatgagttcttgaaggatttgtcgacttctcgtatggcactggcaacgttttcgattaatcgtACTTTCACTGTCTTTGAAATACTGTTGTTGAGTTTGTGCGAGAAACAAAGAGTCATGACAGCaatttttgctctttccgaattTCGTTGACTGTTCCGATATCTGACAGCATGACCGCACATCCATCAATCCCTATCGAAGTGCATTTCTCCATTCGGAGATTCATGTTCTTCATTGTCTGTCAAACCGGTTTAACAGCTTAACGAACGTCTATGATATTTCAAAGTCGCACGTGGCGTGGTGGTTAAGCTGGCAGGTCACTTGCGCAGCCTAGGGTTCGAACCcggccgaatattttttttttctacaaaatgtgaataaaaatcggGAACATTTCCCGACATAGCCGGGAAAATTTCCGTGCCTGATTTCCAGGCGTTTCCGGACTAGCTGTTATCGTGGGGAATCGCCGGGTTCCGAGGACGAGGGCAAGTTAAAACTCGGGTTCTATATGCAAAATTGGCTACTACTATTGTTGAATAAACAAACCTAAcctcaatttttatgtaaacactcgtttgaatgtcagtgaaatttcaccacgcacaaaaatgaacagtaaaatcgaaacaacatcgatacttaccattttagatattcaaaattaGGCACTTTATTTTCTAGAATAATAGATAAACGGATTTAAATGAAACGTCACCATGCGTCGTTTTTATACTCAATAGTACCAATTGTACAGTAAGAGACATATATGCCCGCAGAGATATCGAACCTATGGCGCATTCGATAGTCGCAAGCGGCAtcatgtttatatgttttttgtggTTCATGGTGTCAACTGACGCTAGGTGACACCACGAACTGCGAAAAACGAAATTTCCCTAATTTACcccataaattttatataatttcatttcaaaacatattatttcacgcaggacaacggcggATTCATAAAAAATAGAAGCGCAGTCATCATTCAAATATAGTAGACAGAAAATTGTATTCTTGCCTGAATTTAACGCAGATTTCGTATAAATTAATGTGTGTGGGTTAACTTAAGTTTACATTAAtggtttatttaataaaaaaatagtttgatattttatttattaagtttgaatattttaagttgatgcttaatgtttatttttacaaaagtttgaGTTTAACCCGCGCAGTGCTCGTCCGCGtatcttttttattatacttcCCTACTCGTTGCGTTTTTTGTCATTATTCGTTATCATTTTGCAGTCAGTGCTGCATGTCACAGTCCGTTCGTACCTCCACTTCTAATATCGTTCTACCGTCCTGACGTTCGTTCTTCCTCAAACGACCTGCTTCATTTTTTCTGGGCAACTGTTGCCGTTCGATTCGTTCCTCCATGATCACTTACCTTCTCAACATCATACAAGCCTCTTAACAATTCCCTAGGAACTTTTTCTTAATCTTTAAATCGGCACCATATTGTGTACGCATTATAGCTACAAACTCATTTTCTGCATACGTTTGATTGGATAATGCATCTACAACGCAAAAAATGTGGTTATAATGTTTTGCAGTAGCCCTCAAAGGTCTTAAATGGTCTAAGTGATAGTTGCCTAATGGTTAATCATCTTTAGGAATTAGGTAAGGAACCCTTCTTTTTTAGCTCTAGTGTTTTACGTCCggcaaaattattttgtctatGCACTGTAAATATTAGGTCCTCTTCCATTACACTGGGAACAACGAACATCATTCAACTATGCTTGTAGGAACCGATATCTTAGAGTATTTAAATTCATTCCCACTAGGGGTAAAGAGTGCTGTATATTTTATCGACTCTTCATTTACGGGCACATGGAAAAAGCCATCTTCCAAATCTAATGTTGTTAAAATTGTTCCTGCAACAATTCTAAAACGTCATCGATATGTGCTATGGAAAAGTCTGCCCGAATAATTTTCCTTTTCAATTACCTTGTTGGTTTACAAAACTCTTGCCTTTTAAAGATAGTCTTCGTGGACGTTGGAGTTCTGGTGCTTCGTCATATAAAACTATCTTAAttttatattgatatttttaatgtattggGGCTTATAACTTCATGCAAAACTACATTATCGCTATTTTCCCCTTCACTCACACATAACTTCTGAAACTTTTCTAGTAACTCCGTTCTTTATTTCTATGAGTCTTTTAGCTGTTGTGACGACTTCTGCACGTTCTGGatttacattaatattttaaattgctgCTGTAATGCTTCTGTACTGCTGTACTAGTAATATGGTTTTTTCATCGTCGTATTTTGTCTTCTCTCTTATTTGAATTCGCTACTAAGACTTCTCCGCTGGATTTTTATTTCACACGAATGGAATACACTTGTCGCTTTTTGGCCGCTAATTTCAAAGTGGCAGCTTCGTTTAAGGCCGCACGAGCATTTGATGACGCTTGTCGAACTTTcgagaattgtaaaaattaatgtttgaaAGTTATGAAATTTGTAGTGTTTAAAGACGATTTCTTTATCCTTTAAATGTTAAATGTTGGCATAAACATTCGTCAtgagttcatatttcgttgaagtgaattgacaaaaggcaggtgGAAATgatatcaaagaaaaatttaaaatgttttcggCAATGTAGTTTTTCTTCGTATCCCACAATTGACGTgtatttgaaggctgatatgtcgaaatgatcttcgcgaaaagtgtgcgaattTCAGTGACATGCAAAGTAGCTATCAAATCGTCTATCGTTTGATTCCATtaattatcatgttccagcaattgtaattacTGGCATGCTTTTCAAAAAGCTGCACACACCGTACGCAATGACACAAATGAAGGTGAACTGCGTACATTTATCAACGGCAACCGAAGATAGatgcaatcgtcgtttttcgggtgggttgtgtaaattcgtcctaatgtaTTAGTTGAGAACATACCTAGATGTCAATTTACTGCTTAggcttgctttctgcgtaattatttcttcgacgatgcgttccatgtataatatcaaggcatttccgaataggaGGTCAATTTTGTTACTGGTGGTGTTTTCACTGGCTGTAATGTATTCCCTGGGTttaaatacactctttggctaTTCTCGAAATGAACTGGGAGgtgcacaacagtcggaaaacgtacatgcattgcaaaagtaaatatcctacaaagcgctttattgcagttaaCGTACCGACCCAATTGACACTTGTTGgtctcatctcgttcaaggtcaataatcgccatgttgctttctttggtaaCGTAtatgcaaacgtatttgatcgatttcaccattTCAccatattcaacattgacattaGTTTTGAATATGAATTAGGCAACAGTGACGAATATGCTACGATCCttgtgttgtcgacttcgatattcactcttctaaattgaatgctaaatgctCTGCCATTGCCGGCTATGGCACGCCGATAAaatggatatccatcatttccagtttgcgtttccgaaagaaaagcacgtgtatagtgtttcgtgcatttattgtcagacatataAAATGaagggattgtggtgtccgcaaggttcatcaaccatattggttttcatcacttcgtataatactttCTCTGCATCAGAAATTTCCGAGaaacgatttcatcaatttgatctgctGTTACCACCATCTACCaaccaaagaagaatatgtgcgtgcggcaaacctcttttttgctactcaataGAGTACacccagcatctaacagcaccatatgtACCATACGTTGCCTCAaaataaagtccatcaaa
Coding sequences within:
- the LOC126765701 gene encoding uncharacterized protein LOC126765701, whose amino-acid sequence is MQYSDMREWANEIVAVFPKEKKEFYFWERKMGKKNPSGKLFSRWANVIKLESKANSATQEAHEDVFDDNVLEKKCWLAHNCTPWEKVKKFWVDTCTLRNKCKGSLSDLLADWPRYNDFNGYELVDIDFNAMHPDIGNELFLKLDKFYKVILPILNAEVKDQASRELILSKLLYKDLSNDSKYCIVLLLLHAVLQPQRHSKTHKPTIGDAQSEFITLATTPNYILPKISSKIEQYAIEKQQLQPHIIAVGEDYTSISEFFIFCDGLKWKCPTLMKCVDCIIKLSYVFQIEYSHNSKQVWVFLEQYFFGLKSEDFPSVSNLLSKLDNYFFIFFLFFLIVKNVQICLLFMSQTPLNFIFTYKSFKRRSWASVHSKICLQ